A DNA window from Phoenix dactylifera cultivar Barhee BC4 chromosome 13, palm_55x_up_171113_PBpolish2nd_filt_p, whole genome shotgun sequence contains the following coding sequences:
- the LOC103723010 gene encoding putative disease resistance RPP13-like protein 1 gives MASIILTSLAKLTTKILSSFGSSPASNVAEELDKLMTTVAEIRSQIADAEKREIKEESVKLWLFELKQVAYDAEDILSDFDYELLRVEMERGLQLDTRKRKREAPNPSSSFFTQFKRPAQTARPPPAAVEEMDAADEPVKLWHFGAKQMAYGTEAMVASIDYEMMAVDIDQNLRIGADTEMREVNHTNPSLVALDAPFQHDLLRRIKMVMERFDEINKDRVTLCLREEEGIRRAETNIRRSTSLADLSEIYGREDDKNRIVNALLSADGESDNHAIPVVSIVAMGGMGKTTLAKLVYNDKRVEQHFQVRSWVWVSEVYDEIRLTRAIIESVTDQICNLRNPDELQDELSRVLSGKRFLLVLDDIWNEDPIHWETLQASLISGAKGSRVMITTRYENAASIMGAQPFLRLGGLGRSDCWALFCRHAFYGYQAAASPSLIAIGWKIVEKCKGVPLMVKTLGGLLSSETSEENWDEILTSDVWDLDEGEESILRVLRLSYHHLPAALKPCFTYCAVFPKGHEFEMERLVRMWVAQGFIHTEDTKEMEETGRAYVDDLLRRSLFQDPSHFDYKLNFTMHDLIHDLAKSIAGEECSIKEYAESQGITWNKYVRHLSIVVSNELSVSFEQGEEHDALRSLLLHPGWRTIFRLERDFFAKPRLQHLRVLCLNRSGIAEVPDAIGNLKQLRYLGLSATRIKRLPESLCNLYNLQTLDLQFCNSLVELPRDIKHLINLRHLVIHNKFTAPSSVSFFFRGEKLMLPPGIGRLTRLQTLPLFTASGEERYAGIAELKDLNDLQGKLSIVDLHNITHDRIGEAKEAKLRLKERLSWLVLKWDNSMSFIGSRNEDDEVVLESLQPHTTIQRLEIEGYKWCRFPTWLGNPSFSNVVDIQLSHCVSLEQLPALGQLPSLKVLEVFSMQSLRRIGHEFYGDTKVTFPSLQRLLLKMLPKWEEWLHVPEEGHAFPCLQDLAILKCPKITSLSLFGFTALKKLQIDQCEKLAVINGLDKCWSVLKQKLDHPHSESLRCGTCPDLEYLEERRLPMALETLDITGCPSLTKS, from the coding sequence ATGGCCAGCATAATCTTAACCTCCCTTGCCAAACTCACCACAAAAATATTATCCTCCTTTGGGTCCTCGCCAGCCTCCAATGTAGCAGAAGAGCTCGACAAGCTTATGACCACGGTTGCCGAGATCAGATCCCAGATCGCTGATGCGGAGAAGAGGGAGATAAAGGAGGAGTCCGTCAAGCTTTGGCTCTTTGAGCTCAAACAAGTCGCGTATGATGCTGAGGACATACTCAGTGACTTCGACTATGAGCTGCTGCGAGTGGAAATGGAGCGTGGCCTCCAACTCGATACCCGGAAGAGGAAACGGGAGGCACCCAATCCATCCTCATCATTTTTCACTCAATTCAAGAGGCCAGCGCAGACTGCTCGACCTCCGCCGGCCGCAGTCGAGGAGATGGACGCAGCTGACGAGCCTGTCAAGCTTTGGCACTTCGGGGCCAAACAAATGGCTTATGGTACGGAGGCCATGGTAGCCAGCATCGACTATGAGAtgatggccgtcgacattgatCAAAACCTTCGCATCGGCGCCGACACTGAAATGCGCGAGGTAAATCATACCAACCCTTCTCTTGTAGCATTAGATGCTCCATTCCAGCATGACTTGTTGAGAAGGATAAAGATGGTTATGGAGAGGTTTGATGAGATTAACAAAGATCGAGTTACACTCTGCTTGAGGGAGGAAGAAGGTATCAGGAGAGCTGAAACCAACATTAGACGGTCCACCTCATTAGCAGATCTCTCAGAAATATATGGTAGAGAGGATGATAAGAACAGGATAGTGAATGCACTGTTGTCAGCTGATGGTGAGTCTGATAACCACGCTATACCTGTTGTTTCTATTGTTGCCATGGGTGGGATGGGCAAGACAACCCTTGCTAAGCTTGTCTATAACGATAAGAGAGTGGAACAACATTTTCAAGTAAGGTCATGGGTCTGGGTGTCTGAAGTTTATGATGAGATTAGGCTGACAAGAGCAATTATCGAGTCTGTAACTGATCAAATATGCAACCTCAGGAATCCTGATGAACTTCAGGATGAACTGAGCAGAGTACTTTCAGGGAAGAGGTTTCTGCTTGTATTAGATGATATTTGGAACGAGGATCCGATCCATTGGGAAACACTACAAGCATCCTTAATTAGTGGAGCAAAAGGGAGCCGAGTCATGATCACCACCCGATACGAgaatgcagcatcgatcatgggCGCACAGCCGTTTCTTCGCTTAGGTGGTTTGGGGAGAAGTGATTGCTGGGCCTTGTTCTGCCGGCATGCATTCTATGGCTACCAAGCTGCTGCCTCACCAAGCCTGATAGCAATTGGTTGGAAGATTGTGGAGAAGTGCAAAGGTGTGCCTTTGATGGTGAAGACACTTGGGGGTCTCTTATCTTCTGAAACCAGTGAAGAAAACTGGGATGAGATTTTGACGAGTGATGTATGGGATCTGGACGAGGGTGAAGAGAGCATCCTGAGGGTTCTAAGGTTGAGCTATCATCATTTGCCTGCAGCTCTCAAGCCATGTTTCACATATTGTGCGGTATTTCCTAAAGGCCATGAGTTTGAGATGGAAAGACTGGTCAGGATGTGGGTAGCACAAGGTTTTATTCACACAGAGGATACCAAGGAGATGGAAGAAACAGGGCGTGCATATGTTGACGATCTACTAAGGAGGTCATTGTTTCAAGATCCATCTCACTTCGATTATAAGCTCAATTTCACAATGCATGATCTCATCCACGACCTGGCAAAATCCATAGCAGGAGAAGAATGTTCTATAAAAGAATATGCAGAATCACAAGGCATTACCTGGAATAAATATGTCCGCCATTTATCAATTGTTGTAAGCAATGAACTATCTGTGTCATTTGAGCAAGGTGAAGAGCATGATGCATTAAGGTCGCTCTTGCTACATCCAGGTTGGCGCACCATTTTTCGGCTCGAAAGAGATTTTTTCGCGAAGCCAAGATTGCAACATCTTCGAGTACTCTGCTTAAATCGCAGTGGAATCGCCGAGGTGCCAGATGCAATAGGCAACCTAAAACAATTGAGATATCTTGGCCTCTCTGCTACAAGGATTAAAAGGTTGCCAGAATCTTTGTGCAACCTGTATAACTTGCAGACGCTTGACCTCCAATTTTGCAACAGCCTTGTGGAGTTGCCAAGAGACATCAAGCATTTGATTAACCTGCGTCACCTTGTTATCCACAATAAATTTACTGCTCCAAGTTCTGTGAGTTTTTTTTTCCGGGGTGAGAAACTTATGTTACCACCAGGCATTGGAAGACTAACTAGACTCCAGACACTACCACTGTTCACTGCGAGCGGAGAGGAAAGATATGCTGGGATCGCAGAACTGAAGGACTTGAATGATCTCCAAGGAAAGCTTTCCATAGTGGATCTCCATAACATAACACATGACCGCATAGGTGAAGCCAAGGAGGCAAAACTAAGGCTCAAGGAACGCCTCAGCTGGTTGGTTCTAAAATGGGACAATTCTATGAGTTTCATTGGTTCAAGGAATGAGGATGATGAGGTGGTGCTTGAAAGTCTCCAGCCTCACACCACCATCCAGCGCCTCGAGATAGAAGGATACAAGTGGTGCAGATTTCCCACCTGGTTGGGGAATCCTTCCTTCTCAAATGTAGTAGATATACAGCTTTCACATTGTGTCAGCTTGGAGCAGCTCCCAGCTCTTGGCCAGCTTCCATCCCTCAAGGTTCTCGAAGTGTTCAGCATGCAGAGTTTGCGACGAATAGGCCATGAGTTCTATGGAGACACAAAGGTGACATTCCCCTCACTCCAAAGACTACTACTCAAAATGTTGCCAAAATGGGAAGAATGGTTGCATGTACCAGAAGAGGGACATGCATTTCCTTGCCTTCAGGATCTTGCAATCTTGAAATGTCCAAAAATTACATCGCTGTCTTTGTTCGGCTTTACTGCACTGAAGAAGCTTCAGATTGATCAGTGCGAAAAGCTTGCAGTGATCAATGGTTTAGATAAGTGTTGGTCAGTGTTGAAACAGAAGCTTGACCATCCACATTCAGAATCTTTAAGATGTGGAACATGTCCAGACCTTGAATATTTGGAGGAGCGGCGGTTACCGATGGCACTTGAGACTCTGGATATTACTGGATGCCCATCACTCACCAAGTCTTGA